A stretch of Oikeobacillus pervagus DNA encodes these proteins:
- a CDS encoding VanZ family protein, producing the protein MRVNKWYSLIAASLLYFIYCYKRGIYAGAGFLDYLDLIVNVGILFAIAVWLIRKSTVNNAIEQIISFGFVLYMFVLHRFVTYIYIPYYFTQEYIGNPYVNLERINLIPFKTISNDLLGTVVDPVTVMQTFGNLFLLLPLAFSLLALQIVKKKRKVAMIIFFTTLFIETFQLVENLSVSGYLYSEGGVRAVDIDDLILNTLGGIIGIFLYRVYKKVLMKNRPLRH; encoded by the coding sequence ATGAGGGTCAACAAGTGGTACAGTTTGATAGCTGCGTCTTTGCTTTATTTTATTTACTGCTACAAAAGGGGAATCTACGCTGGAGCTGGTTTCTTAGATTACTTAGATTTAATAGTGAATGTCGGAATTCTCTTTGCTATAGCTGTCTGGCTTATTAGAAAATCAACAGTTAATAACGCCATAGAACAGATCATTTCATTTGGCTTTGTCCTGTATATGTTCGTTTTGCATCGCTTTGTGACTTATATTTACATCCCTTATTACTTTACTCAAGAATATATAGGGAATCCCTATGTAAATTTGGAACGAATTAATTTAATTCCTTTTAAAACCATATCTAATGATTTACTTGGAACAGTAGTTGACCCAGTAACAGTCATGCAGACTTTCGGGAATTTATTTTTGTTATTACCTCTTGCCTTTTCTTTATTGGCATTACAAATTGTAAAAAAGAAGAGAAAAGTAGCAATGATTATATTCTTCACAACATTGTTTATCGAGACATTTCAACTTGTTGAAAATTTGAGCGTTTCAGGATACCTGTATTCAGAAGGCGGGGTACGTGCCGTAGATATTGATGATCTTATATTAAATACGCTTGGCGGTATAATTGGTATATTCCTATATAGAGTTTATAAAAAAGTTCTTATGAAAAATAGGCCTTTAAGACATTAA
- a CDS encoding antA/AntB antirepressor family protein: protein MDELVKINYENQRPTVLGRDLHEALEVKTAYKDWFPRMCEYGFEEGSDFSSF, encoded by the coding sequence ATGGACGAATTAGTAAAAATCAACTATGAAAATCAACGACCAACCGTACTCGGTCGTGATTTACATGAAGCCTTGGAAGTAAAGACAGCTTATAAAGACTGGTTTCCAAGAATGTGTGAGTACGGATTTGAGGAAGGATCAGACTTTAGCTCATTTTGA
- a CDS encoding antA/AntB antirepressor family protein — MSESTGGRPSIDHQLTIDMAKELCMIQRIPKGKQCRGYFLEIERRWNSPEAIMARALRSVTVTTRYLSRFVEKGCPKCTNMQKWEMLEYKHS; from the coding sequence TTGAGCGAAAGTACTGGAGGCAGACCAAGCATAGACCATCAGTTAACAATTGATATGGCAAAAGAGCTATGTATGATACAGCGTATTCCAAAAGGAAAACAATGCCGCGGGTACTTTCTTGAAATAGAAAGACGATGGAATTCCCCTGAGGCGATCATGGCAAGGGCATTAAGATCTGTCACTGTGACAACCCGGTATTTGTCAAGATTTGTAGAAAAGGGCTGTCCGAAATGTACTAATATGCAAAAATGGGAAATGTTGGAATATAAGCATTCTTAA
- a CDS encoding retropepsin-like aspartic protease, with amino-acid sequence MKLAFDGQLITTTLSVIFQGKSLTINDVIVDTGSSHTVISPDLLEKIGVRYENGDTIYEAYGIGGSVPFYTKIMDGIQIGTSNIKDFEIDVGMLPNNHNGLLGLDILKVYKFTIDLEKLELFPSIK; translated from the coding sequence ATGAAACTTGCATTTGATGGACAACTTATAACAACCACTCTTTCTGTTATATTCCAAGGTAAATCATTAACGATTAATGATGTAATAGTGGATACCGGTTCATCCCATACTGTAATTAGTCCAGATCTTTTAGAGAAAATTGGCGTGAGGTATGAAAATGGTGATACTATTTATGAAGCATACGGAATTGGTGGTTCAGTTCCATTTTATACAAAGATTATGGATGGAATTCAAATTGGCACATCTAATATAAAGGATTTTGAAATAGACGTGGGGATGCTACCTAATAATCACAACGGGTTGTTAGGCTTAGATATATTAAAGGTATATAAATTTACAATCGATTTGGAAAAGCTAGAGTTATTTCCATCGATAAAGTAG
- a CDS encoding tyrosine-type recombinase/integrase — protein MKVPRGSIATHMLNIGASLEVIQSLLGHEKSETTRLYAQLSGKLRRELYSKYF, from the coding sequence TTGAAAGTTCCACGGGGTTCCATAGCCACCCATATGTTAAATATTGGAGCATCTCTAGAGGTTATTCAAAGTTTACTTGGTCATGAAAAGAGCGAAACGACCCGGCTTTATGCTCAACTAAGCGGGAAACTGCGTCGTGAATTGTATAGTAAATATTTTTAA
- a CDS encoding GyrI-like domain-containing protein, whose amino-acid sequence MANYSLEEKDSFTVLGIGIELKSDYTDYVGINKEKADFWQAVNQDGRLDKLKTVATNDYIFVVNEAVNNKMMHYAGVMTEESLPEASRLIQFPKGEYIVVKGEANTDEELSNKLTGIAFGEVLMEVTDVSYVGGPNAAVVMGQKDGLVYGEMWIPVVRK is encoded by the coding sequence GTGGCAAATTATTCTTTAGAAGAAAAGGACAGCTTTACTGTTTTAGGTATTGGAATAGAGCTTAAAAGTGATTACACAGACTATGTTGGTATTAATAAGGAAAAGGCAGACTTTTGGCAAGCTGTCAATCAAGATGGAAGGCTTGATAAACTAAAAACTGTCGCAACAAATGACTACATTTTTGTCGTAAACGAAGCAGTAAATAACAAGATGATGCATTACGCTGGTGTTATGACGGAGGAATCCTTGCCAGAAGCATCTAGACTCATCCAATTTCCTAAAGGGGAATACATCGTTGTTAAAGGGGAAGCGAATACAGACGAAGAGTTGAGTAACAAGCTTACAGGTATTGCTTTTGGTGAAGTCCTGATGGAAGTAACGGATGTATCCTATGTTGGTGGTCCAAATGCAGCGGTTGTGATGGGACAGAAAGACGGCTTAGTATATGGTGAAATGTGGATCCCTGTTGTTAGAAAATAA
- a CDS encoding helix-turn-helix transcriptional regulator: MKKVERINTIMRYINNRSYFTISEIMREFNVSRSTAIRDIREIEAMGMPLEAEVGRDGGYSVMSNSVLPSINFTDNEVKALFIAFMASRNQQLPYLKSRQSLAEKLLGLIPENQQETLVLLNQILLFEGTNPNNPDLLDLSDLPHPMLEKLIQLILLDSHLLITIKEGEIIKSYPIYLLHLYREKSLWQIEGFDLKEDKRRIFSVDHLTNVKPYPTKKRVNKKKVLEKLSKQEKVINLVIELGPKAIAQFKKYHPFGFSISYTNPYQATAILKAFINVNMPDELTDITNWLLFLGDDIKFKEVPEEVLECLQERLRFYYQ, translated from the coding sequence ATGAAAAAAGTTGAACGGATTAACACCATCATGCGGTATATCAATAATCGCTCCTATTTTACAATTTCTGAAATTATGCGGGAATTTAACGTCTCTCGTTCGACTGCTATTAGGGATATTAGAGAAATTGAAGCCATGGGGATGCCTCTTGAAGCTGAAGTTGGAAGAGATGGGGGGTATTCTGTCATGAGCAACTCTGTCCTGCCTTCTATTAACTTTACCGATAATGAAGTTAAAGCACTTTTTATTGCCTTTATGGCCTCAAGAAATCAACAACTTCCCTATTTAAAAAGTCGACAGTCTTTAGCTGAAAAATTACTAGGCCTCATCCCAGAAAACCAGCAAGAGACTCTAGTTTTATTAAATCAAATCTTGCTTTTCGAAGGTACTAATCCCAATAATCCAGATTTACTTGATCTGTCAGACCTCCCACATCCTATGTTAGAAAAGCTCATCCAACTCATTCTATTGGATAGTCATTTATTGATTACCATCAAAGAAGGGGAGATTATAAAGTCTTATCCAATTTATCTCTTGCACCTTTATCGTGAAAAAAGCCTATGGCAAATTGAGGGATTTGACTTAAAGGAAGATAAGAGGAGGATTTTCTCCGTCGACCACCTCACCAATGTAAAACCATACCCCACGAAAAAAAGAGTAAATAAAAAAAAGGTTTTAGAAAAACTAAGTAAGCAGGAAAAAGTAATCAACCTTGTCATCGAACTTGGTCCAAAGGCAATTGCCCAGTTTAAAAAATACCATCCTTTTGGATTTTCAATTTCCTATACAAATCCTTACCAAGCCACTGCGATTCTAAAGGCTTTTATCAATGTTAATATGCCCGATGAATTGACAGATATAACAAATTGGCTACTTTTCTTGGGTGACGATATCAAGTTTAAGGAAGTGCCAGAAGAAGTTTTAGAATGTTTGCAAGAGAGGTTACGCTTTTACTACCAATAA
- the fic gene encoding protein adenylyltransferase Fic encodes MLENKLAITNATELARVEEKISKKNALEMFETHFLDTLEVGTYKALSKIHHYLFGEIFEFAGKIRDVNIAKGNFRFAPVIYLEDALQNIEKMPQATFDEIIEKYIEMNIAHPFREGNGRSMRIWLDNILKKELKQVVDWSKVDKEDYLLAMERSPIKDVEIKVLLKTALTDNVNDRDVYMKGIDASYHYEGYYVYRIEDLKDES; translated from the coding sequence GTGCTTGAAAATAAATTAGCTATTACGAATGCTACGGAACTAGCACGTGTGGAGGAAAAGATTAGTAAGAAAAATGCTTTGGAAATGTTTGAAACTCACTTTTTAGATACTTTGGAAGTTGGAACTTATAAAGCCTTATCGAAAATTCATCATTATCTATTCGGAGAGATTTTTGAATTCGCTGGGAAAATACGTGATGTAAATATTGCAAAAGGCAATTTTCGTTTCGCGCCTGTGATATATCTAGAAGATGCCCTTCAAAACATTGAGAAGATGCCGCAAGCGACTTTTGATGAAATTATTGAAAAATATATTGAGATGAATATTGCTCATCCTTTTAGAGAAGGAAACGGTAGAAGTATGAGAATATGGCTAGACAATATATTGAAAAAAGAATTAAAACAAGTTGTTGATTGGAGTAAGGTTGACAAGGAAGATTATCTTTTAGCGATGGAGAGAAGTCCAATAAAAGATGTTGAAATCAAAGTTCTTTTGAAAACAGCTTTGACGGATAACGTCAATGATCGAGATGTTTATATGAAAGGAATCGACGCAAGTTATCATTATGAAGGGTATTATGTTTATAGGATTGAAGACTTGAAGGATGAATCGTAA
- a CDS encoding tRNA dihydrouridine synthase has translation MIDNFWLDLPRPFFVLAPMEDVTDVVFRHVVSEAGRPDVFFTEFTNSDSYCHPEGMKSVRGRLIFTEDEQPMVAHIWGDHPEYFRQMSVGMAELGFKGIDINMGCPVPNVASRGKGSGLILRPDVAAELVQAAKAGGLPVSVKTRLGYNEVNEWEEWLTHVLKQDIANLSIHLRTRKEMSQVDAHWELIPEIKALRDRIAPNTLLTINGDIPDRQTGLQLAEQYGIDGVMIGRGIFKNPFAFEKEPKEHSSKEYLDLLRLQLDLQDQYAEVLPRSITGLHRFFKIYVKGFRGAGELRNQLMNTKSTDEVRALLDNFGKEC, from the coding sequence ATGATAGATAATTTTTGGCTTGATTTACCACGGCCATTTTTTGTACTTGCCCCAATGGAGGATGTGACAGATGTTGTTTTTCGTCACGTAGTAAGTGAAGCCGGTCGGCCGGATGTGTTTTTCACAGAGTTTACAAATTCGGATAGTTATTGTCATCCAGAGGGCATGAAAAGTGTGCGTGGCCGTTTGATTTTTACAGAAGATGAACAGCCAATGGTGGCACATATTTGGGGGGATCATCCCGAATATTTCCGTCAAATGAGTGTTGGCATGGCGGAGCTGGGGTTTAAAGGAATCGATATTAATATGGGCTGCCCTGTACCGAATGTGGCATCGAGAGGGAAAGGAAGCGGCCTTATTCTACGTCCAGACGTTGCGGCAGAACTTGTTCAAGCAGCAAAAGCGGGCGGACTTCCTGTCAGCGTGAAAACACGGCTTGGCTATAATGAGGTAAATGAGTGGGAGGAGTGGCTAACGCATGTTTTAAAACAGGATATTGCGAACCTTTCTATTCATTTACGTACAAGAAAGGAAATGAGCCAGGTCGATGCGCATTGGGAGCTAATTCCAGAAATCAAAGCATTACGTGACCGTATCGCACCAAATACGCTGTTAACAATTAATGGAGACATTCCTGACCGTCAAACCGGGCTGCAGCTCGCTGAACAATATGGTATTGACGGCGTGATGATCGGGCGGGGTATTTTTAAAAATCCTTTTGCTTTTGAAAAAGAACCAAAAGAGCATAGCAGTAAAGAATATCTCGATCTTTTAAGACTGCAGCTTGATCTTCAAGATCAATATGCGGAAGTACTGCCGCGTTCAATCACAGGGCTTCACCGCTTTTTCAAAATTTATGTTAAAGGATTCCGGGGAGCTGGTGAATTAAGAAATCAATTGATGAACACGAAATCAACAGATGAAGTGCGTGCATTGCTTGATAACTTTGGAAAAGAATGTTGA
- a CDS encoding TetR/AcrR family transcriptional regulator yields the protein MRERIIRAALKLFSEKGYHLTNVQEIANCTGIARGTLYTYFSSKKSILVAIYEHYLDCLYKSLDTEPPHEEASFDQRIDYLHGVLKSYLSVALEHEDFLIMQMKEQNINDESVIGFIQDKRNKIYQRFQELMKYVGGKELNHCVLDMAIILNSLIEEYSTVVILDGADISIDDLAGFISDTIVCIFNGFKNKEIEPILSENYLQRVEANDKNIYISEIYEKLSSINKIIQSIYLSPDTKREVEPSLVLINSEMKKKKPDLIIVKGMLRNIAQVNEVKFMAENLIEIFDKLETNKR from the coding sequence ATGAGGGAGAGAATTATCCGGGCAGCCTTAAAGCTATTTTCTGAAAAAGGCTACCACTTGACTAATGTTCAAGAAATAGCAAATTGTACAGGAATCGCACGAGGAACTCTTTATACCTACTTTTCCTCAAAGAAGAGCATTCTTGTAGCTATCTATGAACATTATCTGGATTGCCTTTATAAAAGTTTGGATACGGAACCCCCTCATGAGGAAGCATCATTTGATCAGAGAATAGATTATTTGCACGGCGTTTTAAAGAGCTATTTGTCGGTGGCTTTAGAACATGAAGATTTCCTGATCATGCAAATGAAGGAACAGAATATAAATGACGAATCAGTAATCGGGTTTATTCAAGATAAGCGGAATAAAATCTATCAAAGATTTCAAGAGCTAATGAAATATGTTGGTGGAAAAGAATTGAATCACTGTGTATTAGATATGGCTATTATTCTAAATAGTTTGATTGAGGAATACTCTACAGTGGTCATCCTCGATGGCGCCGATATTTCTATTGATGATTTAGCTGGTTTTATATCCGACACGATTGTTTGTATATTTAATGGATTCAAAAACAAAGAGATCGAACCAATTTTAAGCGAAAACTATTTGCAGAGAGTAGAAGCAAATGATAAAAACATTTACATCAGTGAAATCTACGAAAAGCTCAGCTCTATTAATAAAATTATTCAAAGCATTTATCTGTCCCCTGACACCAAACGCGAAGTAGAACCATCGCTTGTTTTAATCAATAGTGAAATGAAGAAAAAAAAACCGGATCTCATCATTGTAAAAGGAATGTTACGAAATATCGCCCAGGTAAATGAAGTGAAATTCATGGCGGAGAATTTAATTGAAATTTTCGACAAACTTGAAACTAATAAGAGGTGA